The following proteins are encoded in a genomic region of Mycolicibacterium rutilum:
- the dapF gene encoding diaminopimelate epimerase: MEFAKGHGTQNDFVLLPDTGFERTLSPAAVSALCDRRRGLGADGVLRVTTAGAALQAGLFEVLPEGVGADDWYMDYRNADGSIAEMCGNGVRVFAHYLRAAGLEARDEFVVGTLAGPRPVVLHDWDATNAVVTVEMGKVNQLGTGEAVVGGRPFAGLCVDVGNPHLACVDPDLTLEELAALDVAAPVSFDAAQFPDGVNVEVLTAPADGAVVMRVHERGVGETRSCGTGTVAAAVAALAFAGTTTGALDVQIPGGEVNVTVTEASSFLRGPSVLVAHGEISEEWWSAAQR, from the coding sequence GTGGAGTTCGCCAAGGGGCACGGCACGCAGAACGACTTCGTGCTGCTGCCCGACACCGGTTTCGAGCGCACGCTGTCCCCGGCGGCGGTGTCGGCGCTCTGCGACCGGCGTCGCGGGCTGGGCGCGGACGGCGTGCTGAGGGTCACCACCGCGGGCGCCGCGCTGCAGGCGGGCCTGTTCGAGGTGCTGCCCGAAGGTGTCGGCGCCGACGACTGGTACATGGACTACCGCAACGCCGACGGTTCGATCGCCGAGATGTGCGGTAACGGCGTCCGGGTGTTCGCGCACTACCTGCGCGCCGCCGGGCTGGAGGCCCGCGACGAGTTCGTGGTGGGCACGCTGGCCGGTCCCCGGCCGGTGGTGCTGCACGACTGGGACGCCACCAATGCGGTCGTCACGGTCGAGATGGGCAAGGTCAACCAGCTCGGCACCGGTGAGGCGGTCGTCGGCGGCAGGCCGTTCGCCGGGCTGTGCGTCGATGTCGGCAACCCGCACCTGGCGTGCGTGGATCCCGACCTGACGCTCGAGGAACTGGCGGCGCTCGACGTCGCCGCGCCGGTGTCGTTCGACGCCGCGCAGTTCCCCGACGGCGTCAACGTGGAGGTGCTGACGGCGCCGGCCGACGGCGCGGTCGTCATGCGGGTGCACGAACGCGGTGTCGGGGAGACACGGTCCTGCGGCACCGGGACCGTCGCCGCTGCGGTGGCCGCGCTCGCATTCGCGGGCACCACCACCGGGGCGCTCGACGTGCAGATTCCCGGCGGCGAAGTCAACGTCACGGTCACCGAGGCCAGCAGCTTCCTGCGCGGCCCGTCGGTACTGGTGGCGCACGGCGAGATCTCGGAGGAATGGTGGAGCGCGGCCCAACGTTAA
- the hflX gene encoding GTPase HflX gives MTYPEFPVRDAPSAGELALEDRTALRRVAGLSTELADVSEVEYRQLRLERVVLVGVWTEGSAADAEASLAELAALAETAGSEVLEGLIQRRDKPDASTYIGSGKAAELREVVEATGADTVICDGELSPAQLTALEKAVKVKVIDRTALILDIFAQHATSREGKAQVSLAQMEYMLPRLRGWGESMSRQAGGRAGGAGGGVGTRGPGETKIETDRRRIRERMSKLRRDIKDMKKIRDTQRSGRRRSEVPSIAIVGYTNAGKSSLLNALTGAGVLVENALFATLEPTTRRGEFADGRPFVLTDTVGFVRHLPTQLVEAFRSTLEEVVDADLLVHVVDGSDANPLAQINAVRQVVNEVIADHDAARAPELLVVNKTDAADPLTLAQLRQALPDAVFVSARTGDGLDRLQQRMSELIEPTDTTVDVTIPYDRGDLVNRVHADGRVDAVEHTAEGTRIKARVPVALWANLREYATFQ, from the coding sequence ATGACCTATCCCGAATTCCCTGTCAGAGACGCCCCGAGCGCGGGTGAACTCGCCCTCGAAGACCGCACGGCGTTGCGCCGCGTGGCCGGTCTGTCGACCGAACTGGCCGACGTCTCCGAAGTCGAATACCGCCAGCTGCGCCTGGAACGCGTTGTGCTCGTGGGTGTTTGGACCGAAGGCAGCGCCGCCGACGCCGAAGCGAGCCTGGCCGAACTCGCCGCGCTCGCCGAGACCGCCGGCTCCGAGGTGCTCGAGGGGCTGATCCAGCGCCGCGACAAGCCCGACGCGTCGACCTACATCGGTTCCGGTAAGGCCGCCGAGCTGCGCGAGGTGGTGGAGGCCACCGGCGCCGACACCGTCATCTGCGACGGCGAGCTCAGCCCCGCCCAGCTGACCGCGCTGGAGAAGGCGGTCAAGGTCAAGGTGATCGACCGCACCGCGCTGATCCTCGATATCTTCGCCCAGCACGCGACCAGCCGCGAAGGCAAGGCGCAGGTCAGCCTGGCCCAGATGGAGTACATGCTGCCGCGGCTGCGCGGCTGGGGCGAGTCGATGTCCCGGCAGGCCGGTGGTCGCGCCGGTGGCGCCGGCGGCGGTGTGGGCACCCGCGGCCCGGGTGAGACCAAGATCGAGACCGACCGACGCCGCATCCGCGAGCGGATGTCGAAGCTGCGCCGCGACATCAAGGACATGAAGAAGATCCGCGATACGCAGCGCAGCGGGCGGCGGCGCAGCGAGGTGCCGTCGATCGCGATCGTGGGTTACACCAACGCCGGCAAGTCGAGCCTGCTCAACGCGCTCACCGGGGCCGGGGTGCTGGTCGAGAACGCGCTGTTCGCCACCCTCGAACCGACAACGCGGCGAGGCGAATTCGCCGACGGCAGACCGTTCGTGCTCACCGACACGGTCGGGTTCGTCCGGCATCTGCCCACGCAGTTGGTGGAGGCGTTCCGTTCGACGCTCGAGGAGGTCGTCGACGCCGACCTTTTGGTGCACGTGGTCGACGGTTCCGACGCGAACCCGCTGGCGCAGATCAACGCGGTGCGCCAGGTGGTCAACGAGGTCATTGCCGATCACGACGCCGCCCGCGCGCCGGAACTGTTGGTGGTCAACAAGACCGACGCCGCCGACCCGCTGACGCTGGCTCAGTTGCGCCAGGCGCTGCCCGACGCGGTGTTCGTGTCGGCGCGCACCGGTGACGGACTCGATCGCCTGCAGCAGCGGATGTCCGAACTGATCGAGCCGACCGACACGACGGTCGATGTGACGATCCCCTACGACCGCGGCGACCTGGTCAACCGTGTGCACGCCGATGGACGCGTCGACGCCGTCGAGCACACCGCCGAGGGCACCCGGATCAAGGCGCGGGTGCCGGTCGCGCTGTGGGCCAACCTGCGCGAGTACGCCACGTTCCAGTAG